From the Bacteroidota bacterium genome, the window CGGCATAAACATAAAACCTTGGGTGAAAACTTCCCTCGCTCCGGGTTCTAAAGTAGTAACTGACTATTTAGAGAAAGCAGATTTGATGAAGGACTTGGAGGCACTGCAATTTCATTTGGTGGGTTATGGCTGTACTTCATGTATCGGAAATTCCGGTCCTTTACTTCCGGATATTGCAATGGCAGTTGATGAGTATAATTTAGTAGTTACTTCCGTTCTTTCGGGAAATAGAAACTTTGAAGCTCGGATTCATCCTCAGGTGAAAATGAATTTCTTGATGTCCCCTATGTTGGTGGTCGCTTATGCTATAGCCGGTAGGGTGGATATAGATTTGATTCACGAGCCGATAAGCCATGATTCTAACCAAGAGCCGGTTTATCTAAAAGATATATGGCCTTCGGATGATGAAATCAATGAAATATTAAATCGTGTTTTATCGCCGGAGGATTTCGCAAAAAATTACGGAGAAATATTTGAAGGAAACGAAATCTGGAGAAACTTAGAGGTTCCCACCGGCAAGTTGTATGAATGGGATTCGGATTCTACCTACATCAAAGAAATCCCATTCTTCCATGGTATTTCTGAAAGCGTTGGGCCTTTGGAGGATATTAAAAATGCCCGGGCGCTATTGGTGTTGGGAGACAGCGTGACCACCGACCATATCTCACCTGCCGGCGCATTTAGTGAGCACTCCTCGTCCGGCGAGTATTTATTAAAACGCGGAGTTAAAAAAGAGAATTTTAATTCCTATGGATCGCGCAGGGGAAATGACGAAGTGATGGTGCGTGGAACTTTTGCCAATGTGCGCATCAAAAATAAACTGGCAGAAAAGGAAGGCGGTTATACTAATCATTTGCCTTCGGGAAAAGAGATGACCGTTTACGATGCTTCCTTAAAATACAAGGAAGACAAGACTCCTTTATTGGTTTTGGCAGGAAAGGAATATGGTAGTGGCTCCTCCCGCGATTGGGCGGCAAAGGGTACCTTCCTGTTGGGGGTTAAATGTGTATTGGCCGAAAGTTACGAGCGTATTCACCGAAGTAACTTAGTAGGCCTGGGTGTGTTGCCGCTTCAATATAAAGAGGGAGATACTGCCGAAAGTTTAGGACTTACAGGTAAAGAAGTTTTTACAATGACCGGCATAGCTCAAAATATCAAACCTTTAAAGGAAATTCAGGTCATTGCTAAAGATGAATCGGGAAAGGAAATAAAATTCAATGTGCTTGCCAGACTCGACTCATTGATAGAAATTGAATATTACCGCAATGGAGGAATTTTACAATACGTACTGCGGCAATTTCTAGATAAATAAGGAGCAGGAAAGTAGTGACTGAAAATAATTTCTATCTATTAGTTAAACACTTAAAAACCAACTATTATGTCAATATCAAACGCACAAGCACAATGGACCGGAAAGATCAAAGATGGACGTGGTACTATGAAATTCACAGGTTACGAAGGCGCTTACACCTTCTCCTCTCGATTTGAAGGAGGTAAAGGCACTAATCCTGAAGAGTTAGTTGGTGCTGCCCATGCCGGATGCTTTTCCATGTACCTGTCACTGTTACTCACCGAGGAAGGGCTGAGCCCAGAAAGCATTGATACTAATGCTCAAGTGACGATTGCTAAGGATGACTCCGGTCCTCACATTACTGAAATAAAACTGAATTGTAAGGTAAAGTGTGAGGGGCTGGACGAGGGAAAGTTGAAGAAACTGGCAGCAATTACCAAAGAAAAATGTCCAGTTTCAAGGTTGTACGCAGGAGGAACCGCCAAAATTTCGGCTGATGCTCAGTTAAGCTAAGTAAACCTAGCTTATTGTTCAATACGAAACAAGAAATAAGATGAAATCGCAAGCTATTACCCAACTCGTTTACTGAGAGAAAGTGAACATTATCAGAACGGAGGGGTTTTGCGATACATACTGTAGGAATCTTTAGAAAGATGGAATGAATACCTTTTGAAAGAGTAGGATTTTTTAAATGAGTCGTGATTTATACATACTGTCGGTTTTTGTCCATGTGATCTCTGCCTGTGCATGGTTAGGTGGTATGTTGTTTTTAATACTGGCTTTTATACCGGGGGTTAAAAACCATCCAGATAAAGTAGACTTAATTTTCGCTGTATCACTTAAATACAGAACAGTTGGTGTCGTGGCGCTCATTCTTTTATTCATTACCGGATTTGTTCAGCTCGAATTCAGAGGAGTGCAGTGGAATGTAGATTATCTTACCACCAATTCTTTTGGCAAAGTGGCATCGCTTAAAATCCTTGTCTTTATTGCTATAGCCTTAATTAGCGTTATACACGATTATTATCTGGGTACTCGCGCTATTGATGCTTGGAAAAATCGACCTGAACATACGGAAACTATTCGATTGCGAACCTTATCCCGATTATTGGGTAGAGTGAGTTTTGCACTTGCCTTATTGGCCGTTTTATTGGGAGTAATTTTGTCAAGAGGATGGTAAAATATTAATCTAAAAAATAAAAAAGCACATCATGGAAAACGAAAGCTTATATCCAAAAACAACAAAAGAACTAGCAGATAAAAAAGCTGCATTAGCCCCTGAAAACTTAGAGGCTTGGAGAAACTTTAGCAAGACTGTATTTAAAGAAGGCGCTCTTCCTGAAAAAACTAAGCAACTCATCGCGGTAGCAGTGGCACACGTTACTCAGTGTCCTTACTGCATTCGAGCGCATACGAAACAGGCGATGCGCAAGGGGGCGAGCAAGGAAGAAATTATGGAAGCAATATGGGTTGCCTCTGAGATGCGCGCAGGTGCGGCCTATGCTCATGCAACCATTGCGATGGATGAGATGGAGAAATAATGAAAATCAAGCAACATAGGAAGATTTGGACCATAGGGCACTCTACCCATGCCCTAGATGAATTTATAGCTATGCTTAAGTCATTTCAGGTGCAAGTGGTGGCAGATATCAGAAGCTTTCCCGGCTCAAGAAAATTTCCTCAATTCAATAAAGAAGCACTGGAAATTTCTTTACCTCAACACAGCCTCCAATATCTGCATTTTAAAAATCTTGGCGGAAGAAGAAAGGTCAACCCTAATTCGAAAAATACCTCTTGGCATCACCCCTCCTTTCGTGGTTATGCAGATTTTATGGAAACGGAGGCCTTTAAAGAAGGAATAAAAGAATTAGAACAGATAGCTTCTGCTCAACGCACTGCCTATATGTGTTCCGAAGCAGTGTGGTGGCGCTGCCATCGTTCTATGGTATCTGATTACTTGAAAGCAAAAGGTTGGGATGTCATGCATATTATGGGTATTGGAAAAGCGGAAGAACACCCATATACACAACCGGCAAGAATCGTAGCCGGCGAGTTGACTTATCAAGTTGAAGAGAAAGAAAATAAAGACTGATGAAACTTTAAAAATCTACGCAATAGAAATTGGTCGAGAAAAAAATAGCAAATGAAATACCCATTTAAAATAGGCGATCATGTGAAATGGAACTCGGAGGCCGGATATGTATCAGGTAAAATCATAGAAGTACATACTGCTGACTTTGATTATAAAGGCTATATCCATCACGCCACTAAAGAGGACCCTCAATACGCCATAAAAAGCGACAAGACCGACCATGTTGCTGTGCATAAAGGGAGAGCACTTACAAAATTAAGCAGATAATTATTTCACTCTAAACACACAATCATGGAAATAAAGAAAAATGCCGCTACAGAATTAAGGCCAGAAGGAGCCCGAATAATAGATGCTCCATTGGTAAGTATATGTATTCCTGAATTTATAAAGCAATTAAAAGCTGAGGTTACATGGCGAACCGGCGATCGTAATGCTATTACGGTATTTAAAACAAACGGATTACGTATTGTATTGATTGCATTGCATGAAGAGGCATTACGACACCAAGGTATTAAGACAGGGAGATATGATTGCATTGCATGAAGGATTGCACCATAGTGTAAAGGCAATAAAAGAGTCTGTGTTTTTATTAACGCTTACTACATCTCTGGAGGCATAAGGTTTGTTTCAGAGTATATTTAGCAATACTCAATATCTATAGCTATGAAAAAACATATTGTAAACGTTCCGGGAACAGAAAATATAAGGCACAACGTAAATCTGTTTAAAGTAAACAAACCAGATGTATACGAATTCAAACCGAGGTATACTCCAGAAATTGCGCGTCAACAAAGAGAAAATAGTGGTAGAAAAGTTTTGACTATCTGCACATGCTAAGATAGTTCATGAGAATTTATAATGAAAAATGAAATGAATTATAGGATAAAATGGGATAATTTTTGTGGACTAGGTATGTTCTATTGCTTCTAATCTCCTAGCTAAATGGATATTTCAAAAGTGGATGTTATGGGTACTATTAGTTGTTTATTCTTAGATATCGGAGGCGTACTGCTTTCAAACGGATGGGGTCACGAATTCAGGCAGCGAGCTGCTAAGCATTTTAATCTGGATGCGGATAAAATGGAAGAATACCACGGTCGTCTGTTTGTTACGTATGAAGAAGGAAGGATTACGCTTGATGAATATCTTGATAGCGTTGTGTTTTATACAAAGCGGGATTTTACCCGCACCGGATTTAAAGACTTCATGTACTCTTTATCTACACCTGATTTAAAAATGATTGCTTTTATAAAGAAGATTAAGTTGCGATATGGACTAAAGATTATCGCAGTTAGCAATGAAGGAAGGGAACTAAATGCTTACCGAATAAGCACTTTCAAATTGAATGAAATATTTGACTTTTTTGTATCCTCCTGTTATGTTCATTTAAGAAAGCCAGATGCTGCGATTGTTCGACTTGCAATTGATTGCGCTCAGGTGCCGATAGAGGAAATTGTTTACATAGATGATGTCCAAAGGTTTGTAGATGTGGCGAAGGACATGGGGATTACCGGTATTCATCATACCGATTATCTATCAACATCGAAAGCGTTAGCAGATATGGGTCTTCCTGTTAAACAGAATGATATAGAATATACGCAACAGGATATAAAAGAAGAAACCTCAGCTCCTGCAGGAAGAAATACCTCTATAGGTATTGCGTCTGATCATGGAGGCTTTGATTTGAAAGTACAACTAGCGGCATTGCTCAAGTCTGCTGGTTATGAAGTAAAAGATTTCGGCGCGTATCAACTCAATACCGGTGATGATTATCCTGACTTTGTTATCCCGATGTCAAAAGCCTTGACTAATGGAGAAGTTACACGAGGCATAGCTATTTGTGGCAGCGGTGTTGGGGCTTGTATTGCTGCCAATAAAATTACCGGTGTTCGTTCAGCTTTGATTACCGACTCTTTCTCAGCTCACCAGGGAGTTGAGGATGACAATATGAATATAATGTGTTTAGGCGGCAACGTTACAGGGCCGGCATTAGCTTGGGAATTAGTGCAGATATTCATTAATGCCAATTTTAAAAATGAAGAACGATTCCTGCGACGCCTTAACAAAGTTGCTATACTGGAAATGAATAAAGATTAAATACTGGAAATGAACCGTCAAATATTAAGAGATACCATTGACCAACTGTTTACAGATGGCAAAGGATTGCTTGCAATGGATGAAAGTATCAGCACCTGTAACAAACGTTTTGCTGCAGCAGGTATTCCTCAAACAATTGAAATGAGGCGCAGTTATCGCGAACTGATTGTGACAACACCAGGCTTACATGAAAGTATTGGGGGTGCTATTTTATGTGATGAAACAATTCGTCAGCAAACCAAAGCTGGAATTTCTCTAATTGATGTTTTGATTAAAGCCGGTATTGTTTCGGGGATTAAGGTTGATATAGGCACCAACCCAATGGCCGGTTTCCCCAATGAAAAACTTACAGAAGGTCTGGATGGCCTGCGTGATCGTTTAGCCGAATATAAAAAGATGGGTGTCCGTTTTGCCAAATGGCGTGCAGTGATTAAGATTGAAAACAACATCCCAACTACAGCATGCATTGAGGCCAATGTGCATGCCTTATCGCGTTATGCAGCACTTTGCCAGGAAGTAAGCATTGTGCCGATTGTCGAACCCGAAGTACTGATGAGTGGGGGCCATACTATGCAGCGTTGTTATGATGTAACACAAAAGGTATTACAAAATCTTTTTTATCAGCTTTATCAGTTCAGAATTGATTTGAAGGGAATGATTTTAAAACCGAACATGGTAATTGTCGGAACAGAAAGTCATGCACAAAACAGCATTGATGAAGTTGCTGAAGCTACCTTTAATTGTTTCCTTGCATCAGTACCTGCTGCTGTGCCTGCTATAGCATTTTTATCTGGTGGCCAATCACCGGAAGAAGCTACTAGACACTTGAATGCCATAAATAAAAAATTTAAGGGTCGGCTACCATGGATAGTTAGCTTTTCGTTCGCAAGAGCCATTCAACAACCAGCGTTAGAAATATGGAGAGGGCAACAGTCCAATGTGGAGGAAGCTCAAAAATTATTATACCGACGTGCCAAATACGATGCTGCTGCGAGAAAAGGTGAATACAATACAGCATTGGGATGATTAGTTGTTTAACAAGTAAAATATATAGAACACGTTAAAATTATTGATATGAAACTTGAAACAGAAACAATTGAACAGCAAGGGATAAACACTGTTCGGATACTTGCGGCGGATGCTGTGCAAAAAGCAAATTCCGGTCATCCCGGGACGCCTATGGGACTTGCCCTGTTGGCCATGTTTTATGGGCTGAAATCATGAACTATAATCCCGAAAATCCAGGATGGGCAAATAGGGATCGCTTTATTTTATCCTGCGGTCATGCCTGTATGTTGCAGTATAGCTTCTTGTATTTAACGGGTTATCCCATCACACTGGATGATATTAAAGAATTTCGGCAATTGCACAGCAAAACAGCGGGACATCCTGAATACGGTTTGTTACCCGGCATTGAAGTAACGACCGGCCCGTTAGGGCAGGGATTCGCTAATGGCGTAGGATTTGCCATTGCACAGAAATATTTGGCGGCCCGATATAATAAACCGGGTTTTGATCTTTTTAATTATAAGGTTTATACTATTTGCAGTGATGGCGATATGATGGAAGGTATAAGTTCCGAAGCTGCTTCTATTGCCGGTCACCTTCAATTAGGCAACATAATTTATTTGTATGACGATAACCATATAAGTATTGAAGGCAATACAGATCTCACGTTCGATGAAGACGTAGCAGAGCGGTTTAAAGCCTATGGATGGCATGTGCAGGTGATTGAAGATGGCAATGATCTAAAGGCTTTATCAGTAGCAATTAAAAACGCACAAAAGGAAACAAGCCGTCCTTCCCTGATAAAGGTTCGTACTCATATTGGTTATGGCAGCCCCAACAAACAAGATACGGCCGCAGCACATGGTTCTGCCTTAGGCGAAGCAGAAGTGAAACTCGTGAAAGAGAATTTTGGGTTTGATCCTGATAAATATTTTGTTGTGCCCGACGAGGTATTAAATTATTACCGTGAAGCAGGGAAGAAAGGAATAGATATAGAAAAAGATTGGAATGATCTCTATAAGAGGTACAAAGAAAAATACACTGAGCTGGCTTATGAATATGAGTTGTTGAGCAACTGTAAATTGCCAGAAGGATGGAAAGAAAAGTTACCTGTATTTAAAGCGGGAGAAGAAATGGCGACGCGTAAAGCTTCTGGCAAAGTGTTAAATGCAATTGCTGATTATTTGCCAAATTTAATAGGAGGCTCGGCAGATCTTGCCCCTTCTACTGACACCAACCTGGAGAAATACAGATCATTTTCAGCAACAAATTATGATGGTCGTAATTTTCACTTTGGTATTAGGGAAAACGCTATGGGTGCTATCTTAAATGGATTAGCACTTAGTAAATATATCATTCCTTACAGTGCTACATTCTTAGTGTTTTCGGATTACATGCGGCCACCTATCCGGCTCGCAGCAATTATGAAAATACGAACCATATATATTTTTACGCACGACAGTATAGCATTAGGAGAAGACGGTACCACCCACCAACCCATAGAACAACTCATCGGTTTACGTTCTGTTCCCAACCTAACAGTGATTCGCCCAGCAGACGCTAACGAAACCGTACAAGCGTGGCGAGTGGCGATTGAGCATTCCGGTGGGCCGGTCGCGTTAATTTTAACCCGTCAGAAAATTCCGGTAATTGATCAGGAAAAATATACAAACGCCATTGAATTGGAAAAAGGGGCTTACATTCTTTCGGAATCAAAAACACAGCCGGATGTTATTTTAATTGGTACAGGCTCAGAAGTGCAGTTGCTGCTTGCAGCTCAGCAAAAATTAAATGAACAAAACGTAGCCGCACGTGTGGTAAGTATGCCATCGTGGGAATTATTTGAAAAACAGGATAAGTCTTATAAAGAAAAAATATTTCCTACAACATTACGGAAACGATTGGCGGTAGAAGCCGGATTGTCATTGGGCTGGCTCAAATATGTAACAGACGAAGGCGATGTCATAGGCGTCGATAGATTTGGAGAATCTGCTCCGGGAGAAGAAGTGATGAAAGAATTTGGCTTTACTATAGAAAATGTAGTAAAGAGAGCCAAAGCTCTGATATCATACGGCATAAGCGAAGGACTTTAAATGAATATTAACTTAAAACCAAAAAAATGAAAAATGCTAACATCGGAATTTCCGAAAAAAACAGACAAATAATTACTGAACAGTTATCAAAAATACTAGCAGATGAATTTGTGCTATATTCCAAAACACTCAATGCACATTGGAATATTGAAGGTCCAGATTTTCATGCTGTACACTTGTATCTGGAAACGCTCTATAACCAGCAACAAGAAATTGTTGACACTGTAGCCGAAAGGATACGTGCCCTAGGGCATTACGTGCCGGCAGAACTTAATAAATACCTGGCACTTACCCATCTGTCTGAAAAGGCCTCTAATAAGAATGATAGTCAAACTCTTTTTGCGGAGTTATTAATGGATCACGAAAGTATTATTGTTTTTATTAGAGAAAATATAAAACCGATTGCAGATAAGCTAAAGGCCGAAGGGATCAGTGACTACATTACTGGATTGATGGAGCGCCATGAAAAAACGGCTTGGATGCTTCGGGCTCACTTAAGCTAGAGAATAGTTGACCTTGCTTTGAAAATATTTCCTTAGACTGGAATACGGGTATACAGTTGAACAAAAATTATTTATCACAGAGCCAAACAAGCTTATAAATATTCACACAAACTAAAATCCATCATTATGACAAAGATTAATATTAAACTGAAAAGTAAAAAAGAAGTGGCCTCCGGTACGATGGCATTTCATTTTAATAAACCGACGGGGTTTACATTTAAGTCAGGTCAGTTTGCTGATTACACACTGATTAACCCATCTGAGACAGATGCAGAAGGGGATACAAGAGGTTTTTCTCTAGGCGCACCTTATGAAGAGGATATCATATTTACCACGAGAATGCGTGATACTGCTTTCAAACGAAACCTAACAAAGATGGCCATAGGCACAGAAGTAATCTTTGATGGTGCTTATGGGTCTTTTACTCTTCAAAACAACACTAAAGTTCCTGCTGTTTTTCTTTCCGGTGGTGTTGGCATTACTCCTGTAAGAAGCATTATTTTACAAGCGACACACGAAAAACCGCACACAGAATTTTTCTTTTTTACGCTAATAAAACACCTAACGATGCGGCTTACTTGGATGAGTTGATAGCAGCTCAGAAAGAAAATGGCAACTTTAAGCTAGTTGCATCAATGACTGACATTGATGGCTCTAATGACTGGAAAGGCGAAACGGGTTTTTTTACAAAAGAGATGTTGCAAAAATACATTGGCGACCTGTCCCAGCCAATCTACTACATATCAGGTCCACCGTCAATGGTAACGTCTATTCGCAAAACGCTTAATGAAGCAGGTGTAGATGATGATAATATTCGTACAGAAGAATTTTCGGGTTATTAGTAAAAGGAATTCACGAATACGCTGATTATATAAATGATTCAATCACACAAAATATTATACAAAGTGAATGTGCTAATCAAATTACTGGAATACGGCCAGAGTTATTGGCTGGATAATTTAACAAGAGGTAAAATCGCCTCTGGTGAATTAAAAAAAAGAGTGGACGAGCAAGGGCTGAGAGGAATAACTTCAAACCCAAGCATTTTTAATAAGGCTATTACAAGTGGGTCAGATTATGATGCTCAAATTTCCAAGTTGGTAAAAGAAGGCAAAAACCCTTCGCAAATTTATGATGCACTTACTGTAAAAGACGTTCAGGATGCTTGTGACATCCTGAATCCTGTGTATGAACAATCAGAGGGTGCCGATGGCTTTGTAAGTCTTGAAGTACCTCCTTTTCTCGCGCGAGATACAGAGGGTACAATGAAAGAAGTTCGCAGATTATTTGGTGCAGTTGGAAAACAAAACTGTCAAATTAAAATTCCCGGAACAAAGGAAGGTATTCCTGCTATCGAACAAATGCTTTACGAAGGAATCAACATCAACATAACATTGCTTTTTTCAGTTGAGCGATACGTTGAAGTGGCACAAGCATACATCAATGCCATGACACGAAGGATCGCGGAAGGCAAACCCGTGAATCATATTATTTCAGTGGCGAGTGTTTTCATCAGTAGGATTGATGTACTTACAGACCAACTACTCGATCAGTATATTAGTGCTTCCGAAGAAAATAAAGATACAGACCAAACATTTCTATTATCGGGTAGGGCAGGAATTGCCACCGCATGTTTATGTTATCAACAATTTAAGGAAATATTCAGTGATAATAAGTGGAAAAAATTAGAAGAAAAAGGGGCTCATGTACAGCGGCCTTTGTGGGCAAGTACTAGCAACAAAAATCCACTCTACGATGATCTCCGCTACGTTGAAGCACTGATTGGTGAAAACACAATAAATACGTTACCTGACAAAACAATTACAGCATTTGCCAGCTATGGAAAGTTAAGGAAAGATGCCATTGAGCAAGACCTCGAGCAAGCCAGTGAATTGTTTGATGAACTAAATAAAATGGATCTTGATATTTCATTAATTACACAACAACTAGAAAATGAGGGCATTCGGAAATTTATTGAAGATTATAATAAATTAATCAGTAACTTGGCAGATAAAAGAATGAGAATATTGGGGATGAAGTATCTCCGCAGCAGATTAGTAGTGGTAAACAGGATGCTGAGGTAAAAGCCGCTTATGCATCAATAGATGAAATGCAAATAGCAAGACTTCTGTTTGCTCAATATCCACAACTATGGAAAAAGGATGCGGAGCAAATAAAAAGTATCAGCGAGCGAATGGGATGGCTAACCTTACCTAATCATTCTACAAAGAGTGTAGAAGCTATCGTTGCTTTTGTAAAGACAGTTAAGGGGGAAGGTTATACCCATGCAGTATTGTTAGGCATGGGTGGAAGCAGTTTATGTTCGGAAGTAGCGCGTCAAACATATGCTACCACTGATGGATACCTTCAATTATGGGTATTGGATAACACAGATCCTTCTGCCATACTAGATATAGAAAGTAAGATTGACCTTGAAAAAACACTATTTATTGTTGCCAGCAAATCAGGAAAAACCCAAGAAACGCTAAGTTTCTTTCATTATTTCTATCGGCAATTGGAAACTAGAAAGAAAGCCAAACCCGGCAATAATTTTATAGCTATTACAGACCATGATACTCCATTGGTTAAAGTGGCTAAAGAATTTAAGTTTAGAAAAGTTTTCATTAATCCCCCGGATCTCGGAGGACGTTATTCCGTCTTGTCTGATTTTGGTTTGGTACCAATGGCATTGATGGGAATTGATATCAAAGCTATTTTATCAAGCGCCGAACAAATGCAGAACAGTTGTGATGCTGTTCCCTCGGCAAGCAACCCAGGAATTAGTTTAGGAATTGTTCTGGGTGTTTGCCAAAAAAATGGTCGTGATAAAGTAACATTTATCCTATCCTCTTCTATCACATCTTTTGGTTATTGGGTAGAACAATTACTCGCGGAAAGCACCGGCAAAGAAGGTAAAGGGTTAATTCCTGTACATGGAGAAACCATTGCTGATCCAGAATATTATGGTAAGGACAGGATATTTATACATATGTATCTCCCTGCTGATAATAATATCGCAGATGATAAAAAAATAAAAGCACTCGAAGAAGCGGAATATCCTGTTGTAAGAATCAAAGTGGAAAATAAAATAGCTTTGGGAGGAGAATATTATCGGTGGGAAATTGCAACGGCTATTGCAGCGGTTATCATGGGCATTAATCCGTTTGACCAACCAAATGTTGAGGAAAGTAAAAAACACACAGGTCAATTGCTTGAAGCGTGGAGCAAGGATGGGGATTTCAAAATTTCGCAGCCACTTTTAAATGTAGAGGATATTTCCCTTTACGGTGGCAAAAGGACGGAACAGCTTGCTTTAGGTCATTACAAAACGGCAGGAGCTGCGGTAAATGGATTTACTGCGATGGCAAAACCAAACGACTATATAGCTTTGTTGCCTTATTTCATGATAACAAATCAACGCACAAAGATTTTGCAAGCATGGAGACAACTGATGCGAGATGAGCTTAAGATTGCTACTACATTATTGAATGGGCCGCGCTATCTTCACTCTACTGGCCAACTACACAAGGGCGGCCCGGATACGGGGCTGTATATTATATTGATTGGTGATGAGGAAAAGGACTTGGCCATTGCCGGAGAAGAATTTGGTTTTGCCACTTTGCACAAAGCACAGGCGCTTGGCGACTTCCGCTCACTTGATGACAAGGGGCGAAGAGTTATACGAATACATTTGGACAAAAACATTGATCAAGGCCTCAATAAATTGTTTCAATCTGTCAAGGATGCCAAGCAGCATCAATCTCAGAAGCAGTAATGTGATCGCCTATTTTCTCATTGTATTATAGCTCATCGCAAAGAACAATCGGTTTCGGAGAAATAAATGGAATAATAAATATGAAAGACACAAAATTTGACTACGGAATGATTGGCCTTGGTACTATGGGACGTAATCTGGCATACAACATGAGCGATCATGGATATACTGTCATTGGTTTTGATAAAAATAATACTCAGGTGGAAACACTTAAGAAAGAAGCTGATACGGAAAAGGTAGTTGCTACATCAAACCTGAATGAGTTTCTTAAAATGCTGAAGGCACCTAAGGTAA encodes:
- a CDS encoding OsmC family peroxiredoxin, which gives rise to MSISNAQAQWTGKIKDGRGTMKFTGYEGAYTFSSRFEGGKGTNPEELVGAAHAGCFSMYLSLLLTEEGLSPESIDTNAQVTIAKDDSGPHITEIKLNCKVKCEGLDEGKLKKLAAITKEKCPVSRLYAGGTAKISADAQLS
- a CDS encoding carboxymuconolactone decarboxylase family protein, with product MENESLYPKTTKELADKKAALAPENLEAWRNFSKTVFKEGALPEKTKQLIAVAVAHVTQCPYCIRAHTKQAMRKGASKEEIMEAIWVASEMRAGAAYAHATIAMDEMEK
- a CDS encoding DUF488 domain-containing protein yields the protein MKIKQHRKIWTIGHSTHALDEFIAMLKSFQVQVVADIRSFPGSRKFPQFNKEALEISLPQHSLQYLHFKNLGGRRKVNPNSKNTSWHHPSFRGYADFMETEAFKEGIKELEQIASAQRTAYMCSEAVWWRCHRSMVSDYLKAKGWDVMHIMGIGKAEEHPYTQPARIVAGELTYQVEEKENKD
- a CDS encoding DUF2945 domain-containing protein, translating into MKYPFKIGDHVKWNSEAGYVSGKIIEVHTADFDYKGYIHHATKEDPQYAIKSDKTDHVAVHKGRALTKLSR
- a CDS encoding RpiB/LacA/LacB family sugar-phosphate isomerase, whose amino-acid sequence is MGLPVKQNDIEYTQQDIKEETSAPAGRNTSIGIASDHGGFDLKVQLAALLKSAGYEVKDFGAYQLNTGDDYPDFVIPMSKALTNGEVTRGIAICGSGVGACIAANKITGVRSALITDSFSAHQGVEDDNMNIMCLGGNVTGPALAWELVQIFINANFKNEERFLRRLNKVAILEMNKD
- a CDS encoding fructose-bisphosphate aldolase class I codes for the protein MNRQILRDTIDQLFTDGKGLLAMDESISTCNKRFAAAGIPQTIEMRRSYRELIVTTPGLHESIGGAILCDETIRQQTKAGISLIDVLIKAGIVSGIKVDIGTNPMAGFPNEKLTEGLDGLRDRLAEYKKMGVRFAKWRAVIKIENNIPTTACIEANVHALSRYAALCQEVSIVPIVEPEVLMSGGHTMQRCYDVTQKVLQNLFYQLYQFRIDLKGMILKPNMVIVGTESHAQNSIDEVAEATFNCFLASVPAAVPAIAFLSGGQSPEEATRHLNAINKKFKGRLPWIVSFSFARAIQQPALEIWRGQQSNVEEAQKLLYRRAKYDAAARKGEYNTALG
- a CDS encoding DNA starvation/stationary phase protection protein, with the translated sequence MKNANIGISEKNRQIITEQLSKILADEFVLYSKTLNAHWNIEGPDFHAVHLYLETLYNQQQEIVDTVAERIRALGHYVPAELNKYLALTHLSEKASNKNDSQTLFAELLMDHESIIVFIRENIKPIADKLKAEGISDYITGLMERHEKTAWMLRAHLS
- the tal gene encoding transaldolase — encoded protein: MIQSHKILYKVNVLIKLLEYGQSYWLDNLTRGKIASGELKKRVDEQGLRGITSNPSIFNKAITSGSDYDAQISKLVKEGKNPSQIYDALTVKDVQDACDILNPVYEQSEGADGFVSLEVPPFLARDTEGTMKEVRRLFGAVGKQNCQIKIPGTKEGIPAIEQMLYEGININITLLFSVERYVEVAQAYINAMTRRIAEGKPVNHIISVASVFISRIDVLTDQLLDQYISASEENKDTDQTFLLSGRAGIATACLCYQQFKEIFSDNKWKKLEEKGAHVQRPLWASTSNKNPLYDDLRYVEALIGENTINTLPDKTITAFASYGKLRKDAIEQDLEQASELFDELNKMDLDISLITQQLENEGIRKFIEDYNKLISNLADKRMRILGMKYLRSRLVVVNRMLR